A region of Argentina anserina chromosome 5, drPotAnse1.1, whole genome shotgun sequence DNA encodes the following proteins:
- the LOC126794596 gene encoding cytochrome P450 87A3, with amino-acid sequence MWALCIAAFVVISITHWVYRWRYPKCNGKLPPGSMGWPLIGETLQFFTPNTSSDIPPFIKKRMERYGPIFRTNLVGRSVVVSTDPDLNYFVFQQEGKLFHSSYPYTFTEIFGRQNVGNLHGVMYKYLKNIVLHLFGPESLKKMIPEIEQSALRRLQQWSCEDTIELKDASASLIFDLTAKKLISYDSEKCSEKNLRTNFNAFIQGLISFPVDIPGTAYHKCLQGRKNAMRMLVNLLQERREKPRKQPIDFFDHVLEELKKEGSILTEEIFLDLMFVLLFASYETTSLALTLAVKFLSDHPAVLQKLTEEHEMILKQRENADSELTWKEYKSMTFTCQIINETVRLANIVPVVFRKALREVQFKGHTIPAGWAVMVSPPAVHLNPQKYADPLAFNPERWEGETGSASKNFMAFGGGMRFCVGTDFAKVQMAVFLHCLVTKYRWQALRGGNIVRMPGLQFPDGFHIRVQEKEDTSNSKHQTTPDA; translated from the exons ATGTGGGCTTTATGCATTGCAGCATTTGTTGTTATAAGCATTACTCATTGGGTTTATAGGTGGAGGTATCCCAAATGCAATGGCAAACTTCCACCAGGTTCCATGGGATGGCCACTTATTGGGGAGACTTTACAGTTTTTCACTCCCAACACCTCTTCTGATATTCCTCCCTTCATCAAGAAAAGGATGGAAAG GTATGGGCCAATTTTCAGAACTAATTTGGTGGGaagatcagtagtagtgtcaaCAGACCCGGATCTTAATTATTTTGTATTCCAACAAGAGGGTAAGTTGTTTCACAGCTCATATCCTTATACCTTCACAGAGATCTTTGGGAGGCAAAATGTGGGTAACTTGCATGGAGTCATGTACAAGTACCTCAAGAACATAGTGCTGCATCTCTTTGGCCCTGAAAGCCTTAAAAAGATGATCCCAGAAATCGAACAGTCAGCACTCAGACGATTACAACAATGGTCGTGTGAGGATACAATAGAATTGAAAGATGCATCTGCAAGT CTAATATTTGATCTCACTGCAAAGAAACTTATCAGTTACGACTCAGAGAAGTGTTCGGAGAAGAATTTACGAACAAATTTCAATGCATTCATACAAGGATTGATTTCCTTCCCTGTGGATATCCCTGGAACAGCTTATCACAAATGTTTACAG GGTAGAAAAAATGCAATGAGAATGTTGGTAAACCTTCTACAGGAAAGACGAGAAAAGCCACGAAAGCAGCCTATAGATTTTTTCGATCATGTGCTTGAAGAACTCAAGAAAGAGGGATCGATCCTCACGGAAGAAATTTTTCTGGATTTAATGTTTGTGCTACTATTCGCGAGCTATGAAACAACTTCCCTAGCTTTAACATTAGCAGTCAAGTTCCTTTCGGACCATCCTGCAGTGTTACAGAAATTAACG GAAGAGCATGAGATGATCTTAAAGCAAAGGGAAAATGCTGATTCTGAACTTACATGGAAAGAATACAAATCGATGACATTCACATGTCAG ATCATCAACGAAACTGTTAGACTTGCAAACATAGTTCCAGTAGTCTTCCGCAAAGCATTAAGAGAGGTACAGTTCAAAG GACATACCATTCCAGCAGGTTGGGCAGTGATGGTTTCGCCCCCAGCCGTCCACTTAAACCCTCAAAAGTATGCTGATCCGTTGGCCTTCAATCCAGAGAGATGGGAG GGTGAAACAGGTAGTGCATCGAAAAATTTCATGGCTTTTGGTGGTGGCATGAGATTTTGTGTTGGAACCGACTTTGCTAAGGTGCAGATGGCTGTATTTCTTCATTGCTTGGTGACCAAATACAG GTGGCAAGCTTTGAGGGGAGGAAATATAGTCCGAATGCCGGGTTTACAATTCCCGGATGGTTTCCACATTCGAGTACAGGAGAAAGAAGATACAAGCAACAGCAAACATCAAACAACTCCAGATGCTTGA
- the LOC126794597 gene encoding uncharacterized protein LOC126794597, whose protein sequence is MEEQSPKKTKQKQARFCTWVTASILFRLILIYFPQNLNLSSRPEVSTPLTSLRRLAEGYWLKQSSMSPYAGSMYHGSPLLLSLLGPLTLQRIDGQPSHLLCSLVFVAADILNSLLIRATGQTLQIAYRKSLKSLDVDFISETMEILPSGNIAALIYLWNPFTIAACVGLSTSPIENLAIMLALYGACKRLVPLAAFGWVMATHLSLYPIILIIPIILLLGNGPDTPRKLLLLKRYGKVEENSSSDSCQQEKVIDRSKLLDLFSWRHVMHFLLWTVLWSVYVLLLCSVSVKQYGGLWEMFTSMYGFILTVQDLSPNIGVLWYFFAEVFDFFRNFFLIVFHMNILFMIFPLAIRLHHRPCFLSFVYITISSMLKSYPSVGDSALYLGLLGWFVHELSEMKFSFFLFCVYVGVSLFSPVMHNLWIWRGTGNANFYFATAMAYACLQIVLVVESVSAMLNHDRKLRKLSSAKLQDDYD, encoded by the exons ATGGAGGAGCAGAGCCCCAAGAAGACGAAGCAGAAGCAAGCAAGGTTCTGCACATGGGTCACCGCATCAATCTTATTCAGACTCATCCTCATCTACTTCCCCCAAAATCTCAACCTCTCTTCCCGCCCTGAAGTCTCCACTCCCCTCACCAGCCTCCGCCGCC TGGCCGAAGGATACTGGCTGAAGCAATCTTCCATGTCTCCCTACGCAG GATCTATGTACCACGGATCTCCTCTCTTACTCTCTCTCCTCGGCCCACTCACACTCCAACG AATTGACGGGCAGCCGAGCCATCTTCTATGCAG TTTGGTTTTTGTGGCTGCAgatatattgaattcattgCTTATTCGTGCTACTGGCCAGACTCTTCAGATTGCATATAGGAAGAGTTTGAAATCACTAGATGTTGATTTTATATCAGAAACCATGG AGATCCTACCTTCGGGAAATATTGCTGCTCTAATCTACTTGTGGAACCCTTTCACCATAGCTGCATGTGTGGGGTTGTCAACGTCTCCAATTGAGAATCTGGCCATTATGTTGGCCCTATATGGAGCATGTAAAC GATTGGTTCCCTTGGCTGCTTTTGGATGGGTCATGGCAACACACCTATCTCTTTACCCTATAATTCTCATTATTCCA ATTATTCTCTTATTAGGTAATGGTCCAGATACTCCTAGGAAATTGCTCTTGCTGAAAAGATATGGTAAAGTTGAAGAAAATTCCTCAAGTGATAGTTGCCAACAGGAGAAAGTCATTGATCGATCAAAACTACTCGATCTCTTTTCTTGGagacatgtcatgcatttctTATTGTGGACTGTTCTGTGGTCAGTCTATGTGTTACTTCTGTGCAGCGTATCTGTTAAACAATATGGAGGTCTTTGGGAGATGTTTACAAG CATGTACGGTTTCATTCTAACTGTACAGGATTTGTCTCCAAACATAGGTGTCTTATG GTATTTCTTTGCGGAGGTCTTTGATTTTTTCAGAAATTTCTTCCTGATTGTTTTCCATATGAATATTCTCTTTATGATATTCCCATTGGCCATACGGCTGCACCACCGCCCCTGCTTTCTTTCTTTCGTGTACATAACAATCTCTTCAATGCTCAAGTCTTACCCATCT GTTGGGGATTCAGCTCTGTACTTGGGTTTGTTGGGCTGGTTTGTTCATGAACTGTCAG AAATGAAATTTTCGTTCTTCCTGTTCTGTGTTTATGTTGGGGTTTCCCTCTTTAGCCCTGTGATGCACAACCTATGGATATGGAGG GGAACAGGAAATGCAAACTTCTACTTTGCGACTGCGATGGCTTATGCGTGTTTGCAG attgttttggtggttGAGAGTGTAAGTGCAATGCTCAATCACGATAGGAAGTTGAGAAAGCTATCAAGTGCAAAGCTTCAAGATGATTATGATTAA
- the LOC126794593 gene encoding plant UBX domain-containing protein 8: protein MATPNQEAIDTFIGITGSTAAAAARKLDEHGGNLNEAVDAYFNEGDRNTSVAHETPVIDEDDYMDVDDPDLLGYHRNPLPLLAAARDINPLSYLENFGRSVFDSRTDMTNPTPIVTHPREVREIPIEFKDDGYSSGQSGHAPTIDDVTETVQAYGPGVSGTVIVDDNDDDIPAAPAAQAGQGSGPRDNALGDGSHLHSFAPSAPRFDDPNNDIEEQMIRAAIEASKREVEANLSNHQYGVPNEFDDIGPQQRQSHQEDPELAHVVSLSLKTAEQETALRGLGGNVRPAEMDASKAAEEELGNVAVPNGSLEAGSSSVRDDIEDVEEQPLVRQRSMHMPPGSVEPSQEVGPSEAVAPSSAGVQDMDNHPSHDGGAFPSDEWGGMSSQEHDEAVMLEAAMFGGIPEGSGYRIPYAPHQFMRPAVSYPLPVPRPPSPSLTAQRMIREQQDDEYLASLQADREKELKAIEEAEARREAERQKEEESRRKVEEEQELERQLAAKEATLPQEPASDDVNAVTLLVRMPDGSRHGRRFLKTDKLQSLFNFIDIGRRVKPGSYRVVRPFPRRAFSDGESALTLNELGLTSKQEALFLELI, encoded by the exons ATGGCGACGCCTAATCAGGAAGCAATCGACACCTTCATCGGCATCACCGGCtccaccgccgccgccgccgcccgAAAGCTCGAT GAGCATGGGGGCAATCTCAATGAAGCTGTGGATGCATATTTCAATGAAGGAGATAGAAACACATCAGT CGCACATGAGACACCTGTCATTGATGAAGATGATTACATGGACGTAGATGATCCAGATTTACTTGGCTATCATAGAAATCCTCTACCACTTCTAGCTGCAGCTAGAGACATCAATCCATTATCATATCTGGAGAACTTTGGTAGAAGTGTCTTTGATAGTAGAACCGATATGACAAATCCTACGCCAATTGTTACTCATCCGAGAGAAGTGAGGGAAATTCCCATAGAATTCAAGGATGATGGTTATTCATCTGGTCAGTCTGGCCATGCTCCTACTATTGATGATGTTACTGAAACAGTGCAGGCATACGGCCCAGGTGTCAGTGGAACGGTGATTGTTGATGACAACGATGATGATATTCCAGCTGCCCCAGCTGCTCAGGCAGGGCAAGGGAGCGGACCAAGAGATAACGCTTTGGGTGATGGATCTCATCTTCACAGTTTTGCACCCAGCGCTCCTCGATTTGATGATCCTAATAATGATATTGAAGAACAAATGATTCGAGCTGCTATTGAGGCTTCAAAAAGGGAGGTTGAGGCTAACCTTTCAAATCACCAATATGGTGTACCAAAT GAGTTTGATGATATTGGGCCTCAGCAAAGACAGTCTCACCAAGAGGATCCTGAACTTGCACATGTAGTTTCATTGTCACTGAAG ACAGCAGAGCAAGAAACAGCTTTGCGTGGGCTGGGGGGAAATGTTAGACCGGCAGAGATGGATGCTTCTAAGGCAGCTGAGGAAGAGCTGGGTAACGTAGCTGTACCAAATGGAAG CTTGGAAGCCGGAAGCTCCTCTGTCAGAGATGATATTGAAGATGTGGAGGAACAGCCTCTTGTCAGGCAGAGGTCCATGCATATGCCTCCTGGGTCTGTGGAGCCTTCCCAAGAAGTTGGACCTAGCGAAGCTGTTGCACCTTCTAGTGCTGGAGTGCAGGATATGGATAATCACCCGAGCCATGATGGAGGGGCCTTCCCTTCTGACGAG TGGGGAGGCATGTCTTCACAAGAACATGATGAAGCAGTGATGCTTGAGGCTGCAATGTTTGGTGGAATCCCTGAGGGGTCTGGATATCGTATTCCATATGCTCCTCATCAGTTCATGCGACCAGCGGTTTCATATCCCCTGCCAGTACCTCGTCCCCCTTCACCTTCTCTGACGGCACAGCGAATGATACGGGAACAACAG GATGATGAATATCTTGCATCACTGCAAGCAGACAGAGAAAAGGAACTGAAGGCTATTGAGGAAGCTGAAGCTCGGCGGGAAGCAGAAAGACAAAAAGAGGAAGAATCTCGGAGAAAAGTTGAGGAGGAGCAG GAATTGGAGAGACAATTAGCCGCAAAGGAGGCTACTCTCCCTCAAGAACCAGCATCAGATGATGTAAATGCTGTAACCCTTCTGGTGAGAATGCCGGATGGCAGCCGCCATGGTCGTCGATTCCTGAAGACCGATAAGCTGCAG TCTCTTTTCAACTTCATAGATATTGGCAGAAGAGTGAAACCCGGGTCTTACAGAGTG GTGAGGCCTTTCCCGAGGCGTGCTTTCAGTGATGGAGAGAGTGCTTTGACTCTAAATGAACTCGGGCTAACCAGCAAACAAGAAGCTTTGTTTTTGGAGTTGATATAG
- the LOC126794592 gene encoding scarecrow-like protein 28 — MLAGCSSSTLLSPRHRLRIEAAAQLQACHFQLPSMSTQRLDLPCSFPRKDSSRSQPIRPVGLAAEKPSIDSKTGTRSLKQSIRLPPLATSRPAVTIEAEEKDQFWEKRGLKRFAEVGDEEEDEDESCRNRVKRKRCSSEDDEGGENGLSLGELGGGGFWFQPGFHVPMSVQAVTGIDPPQFPYTFPNNPWLQSVVTEITDLKDGETSHGPVGEESGDSSTSSGSQGLGLRLNESVPELEGGVGSGNGYNPYGDAGVEAEDEEESEVEHQGFELLNLLNACIEAIGMQNIAAINHFIAKLGELASPKGSAISRLTAYYTEALALRVTRLWPHVFQISPPREFDRGDDESGTALRLLNQVSPIPKFLHFTSNEILLRAFEGKDRVHIIDFDIKQGLQWPSLFHSLASRTNPPSHVRITGVGESKQELNETGDRLAGFAGALNLPFEFHPVVDRLEDVRLWMLHVKEQEIVAVNCAFQLHKTLYDTTGGAFRDFLGLIRSTNPTIVLMAEQEAEHNEPRLEARVSNSLRYYSAIFDLIGSILPLDSSARIKVEDTVAREIRNIVACEGSDRLERHEGFEKWRMLMEQGGFRCNGITDREFLQSQFLLRMYESENYSVKKQGQGNEGAAAVTLGWMDQPLYTVSAWTPIDVAGGSSSSFSQPS, encoded by the coding sequence ATGTTGGCTGGGTGCTCTAGTTCAACATTGTTGTCACCGAGGCATAGATTGAGGATCGAAGCAGCAGCCCAGTTACAAGCTTGCCATTTCCAGCTACCATCAATGAGCACACAGAGGCTCGACTTACCATGCAGCTTTCCTCGAAAGGACTCATCTCGCTCGCAGCCGATTAGGCCTGTTGGTCTTGCAGCGGAGAAGCCATCTATTGATTCCAAGACCGGCACGCGTTCCTTGAAGCAGAGTATCCGGCTGCCTCCTCTGGCGACGAGCCGGCCGGCGGTGACTATTGAGGCGGAGGAGAAGGATCAGTTCTGGGAGAAGAGGGGGTTGAAGAGGTTTGCAGAGGTTGGagatgaggaggaggatgaggaTGAGTCTTGCAGAAACAGAGTGAAGAGGAAGAGGTGTAGcagtgaagatgatgaagggGGTGAGAATGGTTTGAGTTTAGGGGAATTGGGTGGTGGGGGTTTCTGGTTTCAGCCTGGTTTTCATGTGCCGATGTCGGTTCAAGCCGTCACAGGCATTGACCCTCCTCAGTTTCCGTATACTTTTCCGAACAATCCTTGGTTGCAGTCTGTTGTGACAGAGATCACTGACCTTAAGGACGGCGAGACTAGCCATGGACCGGTGGGGGAGGAGTCCGGGGATTCGAGTACTTCATCAGGGAGCCAGGGCTTGGGTTTGAGGCTGAATGAGAGTGTTCCAGAGCTAGAAGGAGGTGTTGGGAGTGGAAATGGTTATAACCCTTATGGAGATGCAGGGGTCGAAGCAGAGGATGAGGAGGAGAGTGAAGTAGAGCACCAGGGGTTTGAGCTTCTTAACTTGCTTAATGCTTGTATTGAAGCAATAGGGATGCAGAACATTGCAGCGATTAACCATTTCATAGCGAAATTGGGGGAGCTCGCTTCGCCGAAAGGTTCAGCTATAAGCAGGCTCACTGCCTATTACACTGAGGCTTTGGCTCTGAGAGTGACCAGGCTTTGGCCGCATGTGTTTCAGATTAGTCCTCCCCGTGAATTCGATCGGGGTGATGACGAGTCTGGAACTGCATTGAGGCTGCTGAACCAGGTTAGTCCTATTCCAAAGTTCCTCCATTTCACTTCAAATGAGATTCTGCTGAGAGCTTTTGAAGGGAAAGACAGGGTCCACATTATAGACTTTGACATCAAGCAGGGGCTGCAATGGCCTAGTTTGTTCCATAGTTTAGCTTCTAGGACTAACCCTCCTAGCCATGTTAGAATCACCGGAGTAGGAGAGTCCAAGCAGGAGCTCAATGAGACGGGGGATAGGCTGGCTGGATTTGCCGGGGCACTGAACTTGCCTTTCGAGTTCCACCCCGTGGTGGACAGATTGGAAGACGTGAGGCTTTGGATGCTTCATGTGAAGGAGCAAGAAATTGTGGCTGTAAACTGTGCTTTTCAGCTTCACAAGACACTGTATGACACCACTGGAGGAGCGTTCAGAGACTTCCTGGGACTGATTCGGAGCACAAACCCAACGATAGTCCTGATGGCGGAGCAGGAGGCCGAGCACAATGAGCCTAGGCTGGAGGCAAGAGTCTCCAATTCGTTGAGGTACTACTCGGCCATTTTCGACTTGATTGGTTCTATCCTTCCTTTGGACAGCTCGGCTAGAATCAAAGTAGAAGACACGGTGGCACGTGAGATACGCAACATTGTTGCTTGTGAGGGAAGCGACAGGCTGGAGAGGCATGAAGGGTTTGAGAAGTGGAGGATGTTGATGGAGCAAGGCGGGTTTCGCTGCAATGGGATCACTGACAGGGAGTTTCTTCAAAGTCAATTCCTGCTGAGGATGTACGAGTCCGAGAATTACAGTGTTAAGAAGCAAGGACAAGGGAATGAAGGAGCAGCAGCGGTTACTCTAGGTTGGATGGATCAGCCTTTGTACACAGTCTCAGCTTGGACACCAATTGATGTTGCAGGAGGCAGCTCATCTTCGTTCTCACAACCAAGTTAA
- the LOC126794594 gene encoding cytochrome P450 703A2: protein MDFNTSPVSIIIAAAIASIIYQLVKRRLGRKAEKVLPPGPARLPVLGNLLQLGHLPHRDLASLCNKYGPLVYLRLGSIDAITTNDPDIIREILLRQDDIFASRPRTLAAVHLAYGCGDVALAPLGPQWKRMRRICMEHLLTTKRLESFAKHRADEAQHLVRGVWTMAQAGKAVNLREVLGGWSMNNVTRMLLGKQYFGVGSAGPQEAMEFMHITHELFWLLGLIYLGDYLPIWRWVDPYGCEKKMREVEKRVDDFHSKILEEHRRAKEGKSKTFVGEEDGAEMDFVDVLLSLPGEDGKKHMDDVEIKALIQDMIAAATDTSAVTNEWAMAEVIKHPLVLRKIQEELDTVVGQDRMVNESDLPHLNYLRCVVRETFRMHPAGPFLIPHESLRATWINGYYIPAKTRVFINTHGLGRNTKLWDNVEEFKPERHWLDDGSRVEISHGADFKILPFSAGKRKCPGAPLGVTLVLLALGRLFHCFDWIPPEGLRPEDIDTKEVYGMTMPKVQPLMAVARPRLANHMYH, encoded by the exons ATGGATTTCAATACCTCTCCGGTGTCAATTATTATTGCAGCCGCAATTGCTAGTATCATATACCAATTGGTGAAAAGGAGACTGGGGCGAAAAGCCGAGAAGGTCCTTCCTCCCGGACCGGCAAGATTGCCGGTATTGGGAAACCTACTTCAATTAGGCCATCTACCCCACCGAGACCTGGCCTCATTATGCAACAAGTATGGACCGTTGGTCTACTTACGACTTGGGAGCATTGATGCAATCACCACCAACGACCCCGACATCATTCGTGAAATACTTCTCCGGCAGGATGACATCTTTGCATCACGACCTCGAACTTTGGCCGCCGTGCACTTGGCCTATGGTTGCGGCGACGTTGCGCTTGCTCCATTAGGCCCGCAATGGAAGCGAATGAGGCGGATATGCATGGAGCACTTGCTAACGACGAAACGCCTCGAGTCTTTTGCCAAACATCGAGCCGACGAAGCCCAACACCTCGTACGAGGTGTTTGGACGATGGCTCAGGCGGGAAAGGCCGTGAACTTGAGGGAAGTGTTGGGTGGGTGGTCTATGAACAATGTGACTAGAATGCTGCTTGGGAAACAATATTTTGGGGTAGGATCGGCAGGCCCCCAAGAGGCCATGGAGTTCATGCACATAACGCATGAGTTGTTTTGGTTGTTGGGGTTGATATATTTGGGAGATTACTTGCCAATTTGGAGGTGGGTGGATCCTTATGGTTGTGAGAAGAAAATGAGGGAAGTGGAGAAAAGGGTAGATGATTTTCATAGCAAGATCCTTGAAGAACATAGGAGGGCAAAAGAGGGGAAGAGCAAAACATTTGTAGGAGAGGAAGATGGGGCAGAAATGGACTTTGTTGATGTTTTGTTGTCTTTACCCGGTGAGGATGGGAAAAAACATATGGATGATGTGGAAATCAAAGCTCTAATACAG GATATGATAGCTGCAGCCACAGATACTTCTGCTGTGACCAACGAATGGGCGATGGCCGAGGTGATCAAGCATCCACTTGTCCTCCGTAAGATTCAAGAAGAGCTCGATACAGTCGTCGGTCAAGATAGAATGGTGAATGAATCAGACCTTCCCCACCTTAACTACCTACGCTGCGTTGTACGTGAAACCTTCCGCATGCATCCCGCCGGACCCTTCCTAATACCTCACGAGTCATTGCGTGCCACGTGGATAAATGGTTACTACATCCCCGCGAAGACACGTGTTTTCATAAACACGCATGGACTGGGCCGAAACACAAAGCTATGGGACAATGTTGAGGAGTTCAAACCGGAGCGACATTGGCTTGATGATGGGAGCCGGGTCGAGATAAGCCACGGAGCCGATTTCAAGATCCTCCCTTTTAGTGCCGGAAAGAGGAAGTGTCCCGGCGCTCCCCTTGGGGTGACTCTGGTTTTGTTGGCTTTGGGTCGGCTTTTCCATTGTTTTGATTGGATTCCACCGGAGGGTTTGAGGCCGGAAGATATTGATACCAAAGAGGTTTATGGTATGACAATGCCTAAGGTTCAGCCCTTGATGGCTGTTGCCAGGCCTCGCTTGGCAAATCATATGTATCATTGA
- the LOC126794606 gene encoding dehydration-responsive element-binding protein 1E-like, giving the protein MSSFGTQFSDSNQKTPDSFSSIDKPDSSSFSDASVATRRSSYSDQEEVILASSRPKKRAGRRVFKETRHPVYRGVRRRNNNKWVCEVREPNKKTRIWLGTYPTAEMAARAHDVAALALRGKQACLNFADSVWRLPVPASMDQLDIRRAAAEAAETFRPQEFGGVSSSCDDDNERENENGKVEIENGRGSYEDEEAIFDMPRLLTSMAEGLLLSPPRHYLDTMNYWGIDEVESEQNFSLWSYSI; this is encoded by the coding sequence ATGAGTAGCTTCGGTACGCAGTTCTCAGACTCGAACCAGAAAACCCCAGATTCATTCTCCTCCATAGACAAGCCCGACTCCTCCTCGTTTTCCGACGCCAGCGTCGCCACTCGCCGTTCATCTTACTCAGACCAAGAAGAAGTCATATTGGCCTCGAGCAGGCCTAAGAAGCGAGCCGGGAGGCGAGTGTTCAAGGAGACACGCCACCCGGTCTACCGAGGCGTGAGGCGGAGGAACAACAACAAGTGGGTGTGTGAGGTGAGGGAGCCCAACAAGAAGACCAGGATTTGGCTCGGGACGTACCCAACAGCCGAGATGGCCGCTCGGGCTCATGACGTCGCTGCATTGGCGCTTCGAGGGAAGCAGGCTTGCCTCAACTTCGCTGATTCCGTGTGGCGCTTGCCGGTTCCGGCTTCTATGGACCAGCTCGACATTCGCAGGGCTGCCGCGGAAGCCGCTGAGACATTTAGGCCTCAGGAGTTCGGAGGCGTCTCTAGCAGCTGCGACGATGACAACgagagagaaaatgagaaTGGGAAAGTTGAGATAGAGAACGGAAGGGGGTCCTACGAGGACGAAGAGGCCATCTTCGACATGCCGAGGCTGCTTACGAGCATGGCAGAGGGACTACTGCTCTCTCCGCCTCGTCATTACTTGGACACTATGAACTACTGGGGAATCGATGAAGTTGAAAGCGAGCAGAACTTCAGCCTGTGGAGCTACTCCATTTGA
- the LOC126795436 gene encoding dehydration-responsive element-binding protein 1B-like has product MPACLHGILQGRQGILASSVTLASSNQSLNLSVHNQLSDSNQQALRSSSTIDKPEMTEMSSFSDASVTARRACLPRCDKEEVILAASEPKRRAGRRALEETRHPVYRCVRWRKKKWVCEVRVPNKRTRIWLGTYPTAEMAARAHDVAALALRGKKACLNFADSAWRLRVPDSEDQLDIRRAAAEAAETFRPSEFGGVSSSCDDDNNDEKNNDNDNNKIENEKLALGMDNKNEGFYEDEEAMYNMPGLLTSMAEGLLITPPLHYLDNMNWGVDDPETEPNFSMWS; this is encoded by the exons ATGCCTGCATGCCTGCATGGTATCCTCCAGGGACGACAGGGGATCTTAGCTAGCAGCGTCACACTTGCAAGTAGCAACCAGTCCCTTAACCTATCAG TGCATAACCAACTCTCAGACTCCAACCAGCAAGCCCTCCGCTCATCCTCCACCATCGACAAGCCCGAGATGACGGAGATGTCCTCGTTTTCAGACGCCAGCGTCACGGCTCGACGTGCGTGTTTACCTCGCTGCGACAAGGAGGAAGTCATATTGGCCGCGAGCGAGCCGAAGAGGCGTGCTGGGAGGCGAGCGTTGGAGGAGACTCGCCACCCGGTCTACCGCTGCGTGAggtggaggaagaagaagtggGTGTGTGAGGTGAGGGTTCCTAATAAGAGGACCAGGATATGGCTCGGGACGTATCCCACGGCCGAGATGGCTGCTCGGGCACACGACGTTGCGGCATTGGCGCTTCGAGGAAAGAAGGCATGCCTCAACTTCGCAGATTCCGCGTGGCGCTTGCGAGTTCCTGATTCTGAAGACCAGCTTGACATTCGCAGGGCCGCCGCTGAAGCTGCTGAGACTTTCAGGCCTTCGGAATTTGGTGGCGTCTCCAGCAGTTGTGATGACGACAATAACGATGAGAAAAATAATGACAATGACAATAATAAGATTGAGAACGAGAAACTggcgctaggcatggataatAAGAATGAGGGCTTCTACGAGGATGAAGAGGCCATGTACAACATGCCAGGGTTGCTGACTAGCATGGCGGAGGGTCTGCTAATCACCCCGCCTCTTCATTACTTGGACAATATGAACTGGGGAGTAGATGACCCGGAAACCGAGCCAAACTTCAGCATGTGGAGCTAG
- the LOC126795437 gene encoding uncharacterized protein LOC126795437 translates to MGIASEMGIVTEFRENRPIKKKHYDESDIDNEEVTQAAIESFKVGYFYYIIDQALSSLQSTFEQFKKYEEDFGLLFKWEKLKSTDDETLMNFCMNLEKLFNYGDESNIIGAELFEELSYLKGSIPKEARRAIDVLSYLKQMDGCYPNAWIAYKLLLTIHVTVACAERSFSKLKLIKSYLRSTMSQERLNGLAMLSIEKELAEKLESSCLIDIFASKNARRAILK, encoded by the coding sequence ATGGGAATTGCAAGTGAGATGGGAATTGTAACTGAATTTCGTGAAAATAGACCAATTAAGAAGAAGCATTATGACGAAAGCGACATTGACAATGAAGAGGTGACACAAGCTGCTATTGAATCATTTAAGGTTGGTTACTTCTATTATATTATTGATCAAGCACTTTCTTCACTTCAAAGTACATTTGAACAGTTTAAGAAATATGAAGAAGATTTTGGGCTTTTATTCAAGTGGGAGAAGTTGAAGTCCACAGATGATGAAACATTGATGAACTTTTGTATGAATCTTGAAAAGTTGTTCAATTATGGTGATGAATCTAACATTATTGGGGCTGAACTATTTGAAGAGTTGAGCTATTTGAAAGGGTCTATACCAAAAGAAGCACGAAGAGCAATTGATGTGTTGAGCTACTTGAAGCAAATGGATGGTTGCTACCCAAATGCTTGGATTGCTTACAAACTTTTGTTAACCATACATGTTACAGTTGCATGTGCTGAGAGAAGCTTTTCGAAGTTAAAGTTGATCAAATCTTATCTTCGATCAACTATGTCTCAAGAAAGACTGAATGGTTTGGCTATGTTATCGATTGAAAAGGAGTTGGCGGAAAAGCTTGAGTCTTCGTGCTTAATTGACATTTTTGCTTCCAAGAATGCAAGAAGGGCAATTTTGAAGTAA